A genome region from Babesia bigemina genome assembly Bbig001, chromosome : I includes the following:
- a CDS encoding pre-mRNA splicing factor 18, putative yields the protein MRALFDAIHQKKQKVEALKKENQQWIRKADEIVSEKKRAEEDLHQGLQRKKGCIEKQIENLSACYFATLNKEAKNSGHAAVEEAKEVPDAEIIKHLRSHMQPALLFGETKEQRFKRLYEVRLKNNITKHNQNVFVETIIGRSRIGGWISKMLKQWQQEVIAKREEDLQQGNIAEAKRRDAMLAQTKKDLQPLVRLLKTQTLEEDTLHKIYKVVECCEKGEYKEAHDAYMILAIGNAAWPMGVTMVGIHERAGRSKICTSEVAHILNDETTRKYIQMIKRLLSFDQKTAPVDPSKLVQISTSHI from the exons ATGCGGGCGCTGTTTGACGCAATCCACCAaaagaagcagaaggtAGAAG CTCTCAAAAAGGAGAACCAGCAGTGGATACGGAAGGCGGACGAAATCGTCTCGGAGAAGAAGAGAGCGGAGGAAGACCTACACCAAGGGCTACAGCGTAAAAAAGGATGCATAGAGAAACAGATAGAG AATCTTAGCGCCTGCTACTTTGCTACCCTCAACAAGGAGGCGAAGAACAGCGGCCATGCTGCAGTGGAAGAGGCAAAAG AGGTGCCGGATGCCGAAATAATCAAGCATCTTAGGAGCCATATGCAGCCGGCGTTGCTGTTTGGGGAAACGAAAGAGCAGAG GTTCAAACGGCTATACGAAGTGCGGCTGAAGAACAATATCACCAAGCACAATCAGAATGTGTTTGTGGAGACCATAATAGGCCG TAGCAGAATCGGAGGGTGGATCTCAAAAATGTTGAAGCAATGGCAACAGGAGGTCATCGCGAAGAGAGAAGAAGACCTGCAGCAGGGGAATATCGCAGAAGCGAAGCGGCGGGATGCGATGCTGGCTCAGACGAAAAAGGACCTCCAGCCCCTGGTGCGGCTGCTGAAGACCCAGACACTTGAGGAAGACACACTCCATAAAATATACAAAGTTGTTGAGTGTTGCGAAAAGGGGGAATATAAGGAGGCTCATGATGCGTACATGATACTCGCCATCGGTAACGCCGCATGGCCCATGGGAGTCACCATGGTGGGAATCCACGAACGCGCTGGCCGCTCAAAGATTTGCACCTCGGAGGTAGCCCATATACTTAACGACGAGACCACAAGAAAATACATCCAAATGATCAAGCGGCTGCTCTCGTTCGATCAGAAGACGGCGCCAGTGGACCCGTCCAAACTGGTGCAGATATCGACATCGCATATATAG
- a CDS encoding lactate dehydrogenase, putative: protein MAPVVRRNKISLIGSGNIGGVMAYLAQIQELGDVVLFDIAPTLGAAKALDIMHANTVYDTSQKVIGTTKYEDIADSDVCIITAGLARMPGKKDDEWTRDDLVGPNSKIMTTIGENIKKYAPNAFVICITNPLDVMVKMLLKSTGFPKNKVVGMGGLLDSSRMRHYIADKLNVHPKFVHGWCIGGHGDSMIPLVNHVKVNGLPIQYFIENGQITQADLDAIEKRTIGSGMELVQLYGTGSAYFAPATAAIEMAAAYLQDKKSIIVCSCYLEGEYGHNDVYLGTPAILGANGVEKIITLKLSPEEQAKIDASVKDIRRLEALIA from the exons ATGGCGCCAGTAGTCAGGAGGAACAAGATCAGCCTTATCGGTTCGGGCAACATCGGAGGTGTGATGGCCTACCTCGCCCAGATTCAGGAGCTCGGAGATGTTGTGCTTTTCGACATTGCGCCAA CCCTTGGTGCCGCCAAGGCCCTTGACATCATGCACGCCAACACCGTGTACGACACCTCCCAGAAGGTCATCGGAACCACCAAGTACGAGGACATTGCCGACAGTGATGTTTGCATCATTACCGCCGGTTTGGCCAGGATGCCCGGCAAGAAGGACGACGAGTGGACCCGTGACGACCTCGTAGGACCCAACAGCAAGATCATGACCACCATCGGTGAGAACATCAAGAAGTACGCCCCCAACGCCTTCGTCATTTGCATCACCAACCCGCTCGACGTCATGGTCAAGATGCTCCTCAAGTCAACCGGATTCCCCAAGAACAAGGTTGTCGGTATGGGTGGCCTCTTGGACTCCTCCCGCATGCgccactacatcgccgacAAGTTGAACGTCCACCCCAAGTTCGTGCACGGCTGGTGCATTGGTGGCCACGGTGACTCCATGATCCCGCTGGTCAACCACGTCAAGGTCAACGGACTCCCCATCCAGTACTTCATCGAGAACGGACAAATCACCCAGGCTGACCTCGACGCCATTGAGAAGCGCACCATCGGCTCTGGTATGGAGCTCGTACAGTTGTACGGCACCGGATCCGCCTACTTCGCCCcggccaccgccgccattgAGATGGCCGCCGCATACCTCCAGGACAAGAAGTCCATCATCGTCTGCTCCTGCTACCTCGAGGGCGAGTACGGCCACAACGACGTCTACCTGGGCACCCCTGCCATCCTTGGTGCCAACGGTGTCGAGAAGATCATCACCCTCAAGCTCTCGCCCGAGGAGCAGGCCAAGATCGACGCTTCCGTCAAGGACATCAGGAGGCTCGAGGCTCTCATCGCCTAG
- a CDS encoding PRKR-interacting protein 1: MEQHAQNEYVTLADGRRVAVPLQDSQQNLDENDEVQIERLHNVWGSSSGARSDFLGIYCKHRNNEHERLKNQDEQWEQETQNTIFQTIRLTRMQKESAKTAKRREKRNKKKVNKLMHTDQQQKKQHSVVQPQPGKKQPDSGADNAGGNAEYQAPNAVQEGVGPMSTTAHTHEHKTCENVKRIVIEDDTLT; the protein is encoded by the exons ATGGAACAACATGCGCAGAATGAATATGTGACGCTCGCAGACGGGCGGCGAGTGGCCGTCCCCCTGCAGGATTCGCAGCAGAACCTGGACGAAAACGACGAGGTTCAAATCGAACGACTGCACAATGTCTGGGGAAGCAGCTCGGGCGCTC GCAGCGACTTCCTGGGCATCTACTGCAAGCACCGCAACAACGAGCACGAGCGGCTTAAAAACCAAGACGAGCAATGGGAGCAAGAAACGCAAAACACCATCTTCCAGACAATAAGGCTGACGAGAATGCAAAAGGAATCTGCCAAAACTGCAAAGAGACGGGAAAAGCGGAACAAAAAGAAGGTTAACAAGCTGATGCACACGGATCAACAACAGAAGAAGCAACACTCCGTGGTTCAGCCTCAGCCCGGAAAGAAGCAGCCCGATTCAGGCGCGGATAATGCCGGTGGCAATGCAGAATATCAAGCTCCGAACGCCGTGCAGGAGGGCGTAGGTCCGATGAGCACAACGGCACACACACACGAACACAAGACATGCGAGAATGTCAAACGCATAGTCATAGAAGACGACACCCTCACTTAG
- a CDS encoding oxidoreductase NAD-binding domain containing protein, putative, which translates to MILVVWTCYLRVVVYSVKSPLECRISSVRYLGGNETDRSFHHIVIEHNGLYNFEPGQQVVSLDVHIPCLGISERTNRPHPPRSYSLAPVLDEDGVDPKTCFSLGIRAPVIPPGSAPLYRNICICSQFLSGAEPGTLIRITGPFGKFVLSPDDLQGKNNLLFIATGTGIVPYMGFLKSLLKTYAGGTQEFGSILLFFGIQSPSSLLYRSALDDYVERFKGRFAYIPCYSRFGDESERCYVQDKILKAQDVIRSMCCEGGRQCSIFVCGRKSMEKAVASSLQTVFAGIPQRDAILASMKVEVYQ; encoded by the exons ATGATCTTAGTCGTCTGGACATGCTATTTACGAGTTGTTGT GTATAGCGTCAAATCGCCCCTCGAGTGCAGAATTAGCTCTGTGCGTTATCTCGGTGGCAATGAAACAGACCGCAGTTTCCACCACATCGTAATTGAACACAACGGCCTATACAACTTCGAACCCGGCCA GCAAGTTGTGTCACTCGACGTGCACATTCCCTGCTTAGGCATATCTGAGCGCACCAATCGGCCGCATCCTCCTCGATCGTATTCTCTCGCCCCGGTGCTAGACGAAGACGGCGTGGATCCCAAGACATGCTTTTCCCTGGGGATACGCGCTCCAGTTATTCCTCCAGGCAGCGCACCCCTTTATCGCAACATCTGTATATGCTCGCAATTTTTGTCCGGTGCTGAACCTGGCACTCTGATTCGCATAACCGGCCCTTTCGGCAAGTTCGTGTTGAGCCCTGACGACTTGCAGGGTAAGAACAATTTGCTGTTCATTGCGACTGGTACCGGCATTGTGCCGTACATGGGCTTCCTTAAATCGCTGCTTAAGACGTACGCCGGGGGCACTCAAGAGTTTGGGAGCATTCTGCTGTTTTTCGGGATTCAGTCACCGTCTTCGCTGCTTTATCGTTCGGCACTCGATGATTACGTGGAACGGTTCAAAGGCCGTTTTGCGTACATTCCGTGTTATTCACGTTTTGGTGATGAGTCTGAGCGCTGCTACGTACAG GATAAAATTTTGAAGGCGCAGGATGTTATAAGGTCGATGTGCTGCGAAGGCGGTCGGCAGTGCAGCATTTTCGTATGCGGGCGCAAGTCCATGGAGAAAGCGGTTGCAAGCTCGTTGCAAACAGTGTTCGCTGGAATTCCGCAGCGAGACGCCATATTGGCGAGCATGAAGGTGGAGGTCTATCAGTGA
- a CDS encoding membrane protein, putative: MLSLGWVALRAAVKTVAFIAAVLLVCGADAIDTPCDGGHRCKNGATCIKVSRGGIEQNVCICKPQYTGWDCSVELDYCKTHCRSYRKNVNCQQALCNQGNCISRTEYPFYSCDCGAFYTGANCEVEYNPCSQPATNPCDHGVCTFVRGTNQVMCQCKPGWAPNPNQQVMKLSWNGADIFVAPPCSGKTRRGNPCMLCRAEAKAMWHFVFLLSLGILLWRLVSGVYVSIAYRNANTTQ, translated from the exons ATGCTGAGCCTAGGGTGGGTAGCACTCAGGGCGGCTGTCAAAACGGTTGCCTTCATTGCAGCGGTGCTGTTAGTATGTGGCGCTGACGCTATAGACACCCCTTGTGACGGAGGGCACAGATGTAAAAATGGCGCCACATGCATCAAAGTGAGCCGAGGCGGCATTGAACAAAACGTGTGTATCTGCAAACCGCAGTACACCGGATGGGACTGCTCCGTCGAACTTGACTACTGCAAGACGCACTGCAGGTCCTACAGAAAGAACGTAAACTGCCAACAGGCACTCTGCAACCAAG GTAACTGCATAAGTCGGACGGAGTACCCCTTTTATTCGTGCGACTGCGGAGCATTCTACACGGGCGCCAACTGCGAAGTAGAGTACAATCCATGCAGCCAGCCAGCCACAAACCCGTGTGACCACGGGGTATGCACTTTCGTCAGAGGGACCAACCAAGTCATGTGTCAGTGCAAACCAGGATGGGCTCCCAACCCAAACCAACAAGTCATGAAGCTGAGCTGGAACGGCGCTGATATTTTCGTTGCGCCACCGTGCAGCGGTAAGACACGTCGCGGTAACCCATGCATGCTGTGCAGAGCCG AGGCGAAAGCGATGTGGCACTTTGTGTTCCTGCTTTCACTAGGAATTCTGCTGTGGAGACTGGTCTCCGGCGTTTACGTTTCAATCGCATACAGGAATGCAAATACCACGCAGTAG